In bacterium, the genomic window CGGCGCCCGCGAAGCGCTCGGGCGCGAAGCGCGTGAGGTCGAGCGCGGACTCCACCTCGCGGTTGCCCGGGACATAGCCGCGCGCGGCGAGGAAGCGCAGGCCATCCGCCCAGTTCTCCAGCACCTGCGTACGCAGGCTGAGCGCCCCACGCGCCTGCGCGGCGGCGAGCACGGTCTCATAGAGCGCCCTGCCGCGGCCGCGACCGCGCGCAGAGGGCAGCACCTGGACCATGCCGTAGTAGCGGTCCGGGTGGTACATCCAGTCCATGTGGCTCAGCGTGGCGTAGCCGAGGATCCGGCCCGCCTCCTCCCAGACCCAACGCTGGAGGTGGAGGGTCCGGTCGCGGCTCTCGTCGTAGTGGCGCAGCTCGGCCTCGTCGACCGGGTGATCCGGGTCGACGGCGTTGCGCAGGACGACCAAGCCCGGGTAGTCGCCGGGCAGGAACTCACGAATCGCAGTCATCTCGATCGACTCCACTTTGTCCGCTCGCGGGGCGAGCTGTTGATGGCCAGGCCCAAGGGGCCGCGAAGGCGAAAGGGCGCGCTGCCGGCAATGACCGGTCGCGGGCCGCTGGCCGCGGGAGGGATCTGGCTTCGGGATCAGCGCCGGTGGGCGCGGGAGCCCTCGCTCGGGAGGGCAGGGCGCCTAGCGGCGCTTGACGAGGGCCATCCCCCTGACGGCAGCCAGGAGCGGGCACACGACCAGCGCCGAGTCGGTCTGGTTCTGGATCATCGGTCACTCCTGTGCTGGCGGGCCGAAGCCCGCGTGGACGGCCGGCATCTTCCCCGCGGCGCGCGGCTGGCATCGGGATGCCTTGGCGTCGCTCCCGATCGAGGCGGATGGGGCCGCCCCGGCCTCGTGTCGCGTTTGGACGCGTGGTGGAATGGGCGGCTAGTTTAGAGACTCTGCACCGCCGAGTCCAGAAGAAAACCTGGATGCGGCAGCTTTTCGCAGGCCGGGCGCCCGGCCCCGCGGCCCTAGACGAGCCGGTAGATCTCGCGGTGGCCGCCCGTGACCAGGTCCATGTAGCCCTTCATGATCGCGCGGACCTCCGGCCGCGTCCCGCTCGCGGCGAGGTGCTGCTCGAAGCTCGCGAGCGAGTCGATCTCCGCTTCCAGCACCACCGTCCAGTAGCCCGCGACGGCGTCCACCATGACGCGGCCGTTGACGAAGCCGTCGATCGACTCGAAGTGGGGCAGCGCGCGCCTCAGGATCTCCGCCAGGGCCTTGGCCTGGCCGGGCTTGCAGTGGAAGACATCGCGGACGACGAACATGCCTAGCTCCTCTCGAAGGTGACCACCCAGACCCAGGGGTCCGCCCGCCACCGGCTCTCGGGGCGAGCGTGCACCGCGTCCCACCAGCGGGCGAAGCCCGCGCGCTCGCTCTCCGCCACCCCCGGCGGGCTGGTCTCCCGCCACATCCCGCCCTCGCACGCGAGATCCGCATCGGCGATTGCCTGCAGCCGCTCCCGGCGCAGGGCGAGGATGCGCAGCCGCGTGCCGTCGGCCGCGCAGAGCGTGTCGCCCGGCTCGCCGAGAGGGCAGGGCGCCGCGGCGTCCTTGACCACGCGGCGCAGTTGCGTCTTGTGCCCAGCGGCGATGGCGCGCAGGCAGGCCGGCGTCAGTCCCACCAGGCGCTCATTCATTGCGGCGCCTCTCCCGCGAAGAGCGGCGCGAGCCGCGCGCAGATCGCCTCGCAGAGCGCGCGGTCGGCGGGGCCGAAGCGGGCGGGCTGATGGGAGTCGATGTCGAGCTGCGCGACGAAGCGGCCGCGCACGAGGATCGGCACGACGATCTCCGAGCGCACGGCCAGGCTGCAGGCGAGGTGGTTGGCCTCGGCGGTGACGTCTTCCACCACCATCGTCTCCGCGCGCTCGGCCACCTGGCCGCAGATGCCGCGGCCGAAGGGAATGCGCGTGTGCTCGGTGGGCTCGCCGACGAAGGGCCCGAGCACGAGCTCGCGCGGGCGCTCGGGGTCGACGCAGTAGAAGCCCACCCAGTCATAGCCGGGGCGGCGCGTGGCAACGAGCCGGCAGACCGCGGCGAGGGCGGCTTCGCGCGTGGGTGCGGCGGCGAGGGCGCGCTCGATCTCGGCGAGGAGGGCGGCGGACTCGTCCATCTGGAGCCTCCGGGCTGCCGGCGCGCGGACTCGCGCGCGGTCCGCCGAGCATAGCGAGGCTGCGGGGACCGTCAAGATGGCGGCAGGTTCGCGCTCGAAAAGGGCCGGGCGATCCGGAATCGCCGGTTCGGTCCCTGGACCCGGGCCCGATCGCTGCCCGGCTGTGGGGTTTCGCGAAAACCAATGACCCCATCGACGATTTCCCGCGTTGCGCGCGCCGTGCCCCGGGACGGACTCACGCTGGAGGCCGGCCAGATGGGGCTAGGGACGCCGGGGGCGCCGTGCTAGCCTGCCGCCGTGCTGACGCACCTCGTCATCGCGAATCCCGCATCCGGCCGCGGGCTGGGCGCGCGGCGCCGCCGCGAGGCGGAGCGCCTGCTCGACGCGGGCGGCCTCGCCTACGAGGTCTTCGTCACGCGCGCCGGCGGCGACGCGCGGCGCGTGGCGCGCGAGGAGGCCGCGCGCTACTCGGTGATCGTCGCGCTGGGCGGCGACGGCACGATCCAGGAAGTCGCGGGCGGCCTCGCTGAGGCCCGCCTCGCGCGCGCGGCGGAGGACACGCGCCCGCTCGCGGCGCTCGGCATCCTGCCCGCGGGCACGGGCAACGACCTCATCAAGAGCCTGCGCCTGCCGGCGGACTTCGCGGCCGCCTGCCGCCGCCTCTGCGCGGGCCAGCCCCGCGCGCTCGACCTCGGCCGCATGCGCTGGCGCGAGGTCGGCGAGGCGGCACCGCGCGAGCGCCTCTTCGTCAACAACGTGGGGCTCGGCTTCGAGGGCCAGGTGGGCTGGGCGGCCTACCGGCTGCGCCTGCCCCTGCGCGGCCTGCCGCTCTACCTGATCGCGCTACTCAAGGTGCTGGTCCGCCTCGAGAGCCCGCGGCTCGCGCTGGCCTGGGACGGGGTCGAAGCGCCGCCGCGGCCGCTGCTCCTCGTCAGCGTCGGCAACGGGAGCACCTCGGGCGGCGGCTTCCGGCTCAACCCCCGGGCAAACCCCTGCGATGGCCGCCTGGACGTCTGCGCCGCCGACGCCCGCGGCCGCCTCGAGATCCTCCGCCTCCTGCCCCGGGCGATGAAGGGCACGCATCTCGACCTGCCCGGGATCGAGAGCCGGCGCGTCGCCCGCCTCAGCGTGCGCGGCGAGACGCCCTTCGCCGGCCACGCCGACGGCGAGCTGCTCTCCGAGCGCATCCTCGCGGCCGAGTTCGAGGTGCTGCCCGGCCTCCTGCCCGCGATCTTCTGAGCGACGCCGCCGTGGACGCTCGCGCCCGCGCCCGACAATCGCGCTTGTCGGCGCCGCGCGGGCGCGCACGCCGCGCGCGCGGCGATCGCCCGACCGTAGCGCAACTTGCGCGCTTCCGCCGCCTCGGCACGCGCCCTGCAGTCGCCCGCTTGCCTTCTCCCAGGGACACGCAAGCGGGAGACACTCGCCATGTCCAAGATGATCAGCTATTCGATCTGGTTGTACTTCGCGATCACCCTGCCCCTCATCATCGAGGGGACCATCCTGCACGCCATGAGCTACGCGGCCACGGAGGACATCAGCCTCGGCGGCATCAAGGCGCTCTACGGCGGCGAAACCGCCGGCCGCGGCGCCTCGCTCCAGCCGCAGACCCTCAGCGACCCGGGCGGCATCAAGCCGACCCTCGAGGCCATCCCTTGCCCGGACGGCGTCACGCGCAGCGCACTGGCGATTCTCGCGCTCGTGCGCGCGGCCAACCCCGAGCTGCCCATCTGGAAGGAGCCCGCGCTCGTCCAGGCGCTGAGCGGCGAGCGCGGCGTTTGGCAGTGGATCAAGGATCACATCAAGCTCAGCATCGACGCCTTCGGCCTGCACTTCCAGATCCACGGCGACGGCGACTTCTGCGGCCAACTCACCGTGATGTGGTGGAATGGCTGGAACGCCACCTGGGAGCCCTGCTAGTGGGCTCGCGCTGCTACCGTGCGGCGGCGCTCGTCGTCGCCTCGCTGGCCTGGCTCCCGCGCCCTGCGGGAGCCGGGCCTTTCCTGCTCGAGCTGGACCGGCAAGCGCGCCGGCTCGACGGCGGCGAGCGGGGGCGCGTGGTGCGCCTGCTCGCGGACTTCGCGGCCGCCGTCGCCGCGGACGACTCGGCCGCCTTCGCCGCGCGCTTCGACACTGACGCCGCGGCGCGGCTCGTCGCGCGCGCGGCCGACTCCACGCTCGCCTACCCGGAGCCCCTGGGCGTCTGGTTGCGCGCCCTGCGCGCGGAGGCCGCGCCGCTCGCTCCCGCGGAGGCCGCCCCCGGGGGCGGGTGGGCCGGGCTCGCCGCCGCGCACGAAGCCCTGCGCCACGCCTTCGTGGCCGCACCGACCGACCTGCTGCCGCCGGCGACCGTCCTCGCACTCGTGCGCGCGGACAGCCTCCACGCGCTGCCACTGCACTTGCGGCCCGGACTGCAGCCGCTGCGCCTCGCGCACAAGGGCGTCCTCGATCCCGACCCGCGGCTCTCGCCGCTGCTCCTCGTCTCGCTGCGCACGGCGATCCCTTGGCACGATCCGCGCTGCGCTCCCTGGCGGGTCGCTGTCGCCCCCGGGGGCGAGTCCTGCCCCGTGCTGCCGGGCGCGCTGCCCCTCGCCCTCGATCCCTGGGCGGGGCCGGCCGCGCGCGAGGCCCTGCTCGACAGCCTCTTCGCGAACGAGCCCGCGCTGGCCGAACTCGGCTGGCTGAAGCGCCGCTTCGTGCGCAAGGGGATCGCGGGCCTGTTGACGAGCCTGGCTCGCCAGCAGGCGGCCTTCGCGGAGTGCCGCTACCAGCGCGGCGCGGGGCCGGCGCCGCTCGGCCCGCCCCCGGGGGCGGGCGCGCCGCCGCGCTGCGCGCTGGGCGAGGCGGCGATCCTGCGGCTGCTCCTCCTGCCCGACGGCGGCGAGAAGGACCGCTGGCGCCTCGTCCTCGCCTGGCTCACGCCGCTGACGCTCGCGGACTTCGCCACGGCCAGCCTCGAGCCCGGCTACGGCGACTGGCTTGGGACCTACTCCGAGTGGATGGCCAGCGTCGAGAACGACTAGAGATAGAGCTCCCGCCCGCGCCGGCGCAGCCAGCGCCGCGCGCGCTCGTAGTCCGGGAGCTGCCCCGCGACCAGCGCCCAGAAGCGCTCGGAGTGGTCGGGCTGCTTCAGGTGGCAGAGCTCGTGGACGACGAGGTAGTCGAGCACGGCCGGCGGCGCCATCACGAGGCGCCAGCTGAAGGAGAGCCGGCCGCTGCTCGAGCAGCTCCCCCAGCGGCTGCGCGTATCACGAATGCCGATCGCCGTCGGCCTGACGCGCAGCGCCCGCGCCCAGTGCGCGGCGCGCGCTGCGATCAGCTCGCGGGCGAGGGGGCGGTACCAGGCTTCGAGCGCGGCAGCGGCGGCGGCATGCCGCACCTCGGGAGCGAGGCCGGCAGGCAGGACGAGCGCGATCTCGCGTGCGGCCTCGCCCCGCGGTGTGCCGGCGCTCTGCCCCGTCCCGCCGACGCGCGCGCGCAGGCGGCCCGGCGCTTCACTGACGCGCAGGGTCCAGGCCTCGCCGAGCAGGGGCAGGCGCTCGCCGTCGGCGAAACGGCGCGGCGGGTGCTCGGCCTCCCAGGCCGCCAGCTCGGCGAGGCGCGTGGTCCACCAGGCCGCCTCGGCAACGAGGAAGGCCTCGATCGCGGCCAGGGCGAGGCGCGGCGGCGCCAGCACGACGAGGCCGCGGCGCGGCTCGACACTGAGAGTGAGCCGCCGTCGGCCCTGGCGGCGGATGAGCAGGTAGGGCTGCTCGCGCCCGGCGACGTGCAGGCTGCGCGCGCTCTGCGTCTCCCTCACGCGCCGGCCTCGCCGCCTTCACGCGTGACCTCGCCGGCTTCGGCCCAGAGGGCGGCGAGCATGGCGCTGGCCGGCCCGCGCAGGCAGTGATCGTAGAAGCGCGAGAGCGGCGTCTCCTCGGGGTTGATCTCGATCGTGAGCGCTGCCGAGCGGAATGCCAGCATCGGCAGCTCCGCTGCTGGATGAACGAGGGCCGAGGTGCCGATCGCGACGAGGCAGTCGCAGGCGGACAGGCGCGCGGCCGCCTGGGAAAAGAGGGCCCCGTCGAGGGGGTCCTCGAACCAGACGAGGTCCGGCCGCCACCAGGCGCCGCAGGCGCAGTGCTTGTCCGCGAGCGGCACCTCGCGGCACTCGCAGCGGGCGCCGCAGGCCTCGCAGCGCAGACGCCACAGGCTGCCGTGCAGCTCGATCACGTCCGTGGCGCCGGCGGCCTGGTGCAGGCCGTCGATGTTCTGCGTGACGATCGCCGTCCCCGGCCGCGCGGCCTGGATCGCCGCGATCAGCCGGTGCGCCGCGTTCGGCGCCGCGGCCGCCACGTCCGCGCGGCGCGCGTCGTGGAACTCCCAGACGCGCTCGGGCGCGCGGCGGAAGGCGCGCTGGCAGGCGTAGTCCTCGTAGCGGTAGCGCGTCCAGACGCCGCCCTCGCCGCGATAGGTGGCGATGCCGCTCTCGGCGCTCAGCCCCGCGCCCGTGAAGAAGACGAGGCGCGAGAAACGCCGCAGGTCGGGCGCGGCCATCGCTCGCCCCCCTACTCCTCGGCGCGCGTGACCACCACGCGCAGGCCGATGTAGGCCGCCGGCGGCGCGGGCTCGCCGCCCAGCGCATCGGGCGCCGTTGCCGCACAGAGCCCGCGCGCGACGGCCCTGCCGCCCTCGCGCACCCACTCGGCGGCGTTGCCGCCGAGGTCGTAGAGCCCGCTCGACCCCGCCGGCGCGAAGGAGCCGACGGGCTCGAGCAGGTCGCGGTTGACGGCGAGCTGGGCGACGGTCTCGGCGAGCGCCGCGGCGTCGTCGCGCCCCGGCGCCTGGCCCGCCCACCAGGCGAGCGTGTTCTCCGGTTCGGCCGCGAGCGCCGTGAGCCGCTCCCATTCCTCCCCGTTGGGCAGGCGGCAGTCGGCGCCCAGCTGGGTGCCGAGCCAACTGCAGTATGCGCGCGCCTCGTCGGCGCTGACGCCCGCGACGGGCAGGTTGCCCTCGCGCCGCTCGGCCGGCCGCGGCCGGCCCTTGAAGGCGGCCCACTGCGCGCGCGTCACCTCGAAGCGCCCGACGAGCAACTCGCCCCAGGGGAGGAGCTCGGGGACCAGCGCCTCTCCGGCCAGCTCGCCATAGTAGCCCTGGCTGGTCGCGACGTCCGCCAGCGCGAGCGCGCGGGCGAGCGGCGACTCGGGCCGGTAGCGGGGCTCGGTGGCCGGCGTCAGCTCGAAGAGCCAGCGATCGAGCCAGGCCAGCGTCTCCGCGAGGTAGCGCCGGCGCGCGGGGGGCGAGGCGAGGAAGTGATCCTCGCCGGGAAAGCGCAGGAAGCGCACAGGCGCGGCGCCCGTCTGCTGCAGCGCGCGGTAGAGCTGCTGGCCCTGCTCGGTGGGCACGTTCACATCCGCTTCGCCGATGGCGACCAAGGTGGGCACCTGCAGGCGGTCGAGGCGGAAGAGCGGGCTCTTGGCCAGGTAGAGCTCGGGCAGCTCCCAGGGCGCGCCGCCGAAGTAGGCGTCATCGAAGGCGGCGCCGAAGGCGCAGTTGCCGTAGTCGCTGGTCCAGTTGACGTCGCCCGCGCCGGCCACGAGGGCACGGTAGCGGCCCTCGGACTCGATCGCCGCCGCGATGGAGAGGATGGCGCCGTTGCTCCAGCCGACGAGCGCGAGGCGCGAGCCGTCCGCGAGCCCGCGCGCGACGAGCGAGTCGATGCCGCTGCGGATGTCGGGCAGCTCCAATTCGTAGTAGCGGCCCTTGATCGACTCCAGCCAGGCGAGGCCGTAGCCGCTGCTGCCGTGGTAGTTGGGCTTGAGCACGAAAGCGCCGCGCGCGGCGAGCAGCGCGGCCGAGCCGTACCAGTCTTCGTCGAAGCGGTCGCGGTCGGCGTCGGCGGGACCGCCGTGCGGCATCACGACCAGCGGGCGCGGGCCGTCGCGCCCGGCCTCATAGCCGATCGGGTAGATGAGCAGGCCCTCGACGCTGTCGCCCGCGGCGCCCCGCCAGCGGAAGGGCTCGCTCTGCGGCGCGGGCAGCGCGCCGAGGGCCGAGTTCAGGCGCAGGAACTCGCGGCGCTCGCCGAGGGCGGGCGGGGTCCTGGCCGCCTTGCCGTCGCCGCCGAGGCGCCAGACGAGGTAGCGGTCGGGGCGGTCCGCGCGCTGCTCGGCGAGCAGGAGCAGCTTGCCGTCGGGGCTCGTCGCCAGAGGCTTGTCGACGCCGCGCGCGGGGCGGGGCAGCTCGTGAATGGCCCAGGTCTCCCCCTTGCGCTCGAGCAGGAGCAGGCGATTGCGCAGGCCGTCGGCGAGGCTGACGAGGGCACCGCCGCGCCAGGCGGCGAGCGCCGGCGCGTCGAGCCCGCGCTGCCAATCGAGGTCGAGCGAGCGCCAGTCCCTGTCCCCCAGGCCGCGGTAGGCGAGCTCGTCCTGGCTCACGTAGAGCGAGAGCGAGTCCGTCGACACGGGCTGCAGGAAGTAGAAGCCCTTGCTTTCGAGGTCCCAGGTGAAATCGTGCGCGCGCAGCGCGGCCGGCAGGATCTCGCGCACGGCGCCGCTCGCGAGGTCGACCAGGCGCACCGCGGGCGGGGTGCGCGCGTCGTAGTCGTCGTGCAGGCTCAGGCTGTAGCGGGCGACGGCGTGGCGGCCGTCCGGGCTGGCCACGAAGTCGAGGATGGGCTCGCCGTTCGCAGTCAGGCGGCGCGGCGCCTCGCCGAGCGTGAGCGTGAACAGGCGCGCAGGCGGCACGTTCTCCTCGTCGCCGACGACCACGGTCTCGTCGCCCTGCTCTTCGAGGCGCGTCTCGCGCAGGCTCTTGCCCTCGCCGGCGAGGTAGAGCAGCCGCTCGGGACCGATCCAGGCGAAGTCGGCGATGCCGCCGGCGTGGTCGGTGAGCGCTTCGGCCTCGCCGCCTGCCAGCGGCAGCAGCCAGATCTGCGGCTCGGGGTCGGCCGCGGTCTTGGCATCGCCCGCTGGCTGCGCGCGGGCGGCGAGGAAGGCGAGCCGGCGCCCATCGGGCGACCAGCGCGGGCGGCGGGCGTCGCTCTCCGCGCGCGTGAGCTGCCGGGCCTCTCCCGCTGCGCTGGCCACGTCCAGCGGCGCGAGCCAGAGCTGCCAGCGGTAGGCCTTGCCCGCGTCCACCAGCGCGCGCTGCGCCCAGGCGGCCCAGCGGCCGTCGGGCGAGACCGCGAACTCGCGCGCCGCCTCCTGGGCGACGATCGCCTCGACGCTCCACTCGTTCGCCGGGGCCGGCGGCGCGGCAGCGGCGAGGGCGGGCGGGAGCAGGAGCAGGAGCGCAAGCGGGAGCAGGCGGGCGGGGCGCGGCATGGATCACCTCGGCGTGGGCGTTCTGAGCGCCGCCACTCTAGGCCAAGGGGCCGCCGCCGTGAAGCCCTAGAAGTAGAAGAAGAGCGTCAGGCCCATGGTGACGGAGGGCGTGGGCACCGACCAGTACCAGCCGCTCTCCTTGCGGGTCCCGCGGCTTGTGCGCTCCCCGCTCTCGCCCTCGCTCGTTTCGCCGCGATGCCAGTCTTGCTCGCGGCTGTGCGAGCGGTAGTAGTCGAAGAAGACCTGCGACTCGACGCTGACCCGGGAGTGCAGCTGGATCTGCGGTCTGAGCCCGACGCCCAGGCGCAGCGTCTCGCCGCGCTTCTGCGAGCGACTGACGTCGTACTCCCAGTCGTTGCCGTCGGTCTCCAGGTCCAGATTCTCCCTCTCCTCGACGCGACGGCTGTAGCTGTGCACGATGCGCAGGACCGGCGCCAGGCCGAGACGCGGGTGCAGCGCGAAGCCGCGCGCGCAGCTGAAGCCGAAGCTGCGCGAAACGGGATCGCTGCTCGTCACGGTTTCGCCCTGGTCGAAGGTGTAGTAGTCGGGGTTCTCATCCAGGTAGTACCCGCTGGAGGAAGCCGTGGCGAAGGAGCCCGTCGCCGTGAAGCTCCAGCCCGAGGCGAGTCGATAGCGCAGACCGACTCCGCGTAGGTAGCTGTAGTCGTCGACGGAGAGGAGCTCCCCCCAGCCGAGACCCCAGCGCCGGAAGGGCGGCGCCTCGTCCGCCGCCGCGGCGCTCGCCAGCGCCAAGCCGATCGCCAGAAGCAGTCCGCGCGCCTTCGCCTTGCCCACCATTGCCGCTCCTTTCCGCTACCCCTCGTCGCCCCGCTGCCCTAGGATTCCCCCCGGCGCCGGGCGCCGGCGCCAGTTTGGGCGAATTCGTGTTCGATTGCAAGGGAGTGCCGAGCCATGGCCACGCGACGCAAGATCCGCGCAGAGGACCTCTTCCGTTTCCAGTTCCCCGAGGCGCCGGCGATCTCCCCCGACGGCGAGCGCATCGTCTACAGCCTGAAGCGGATCGACGCCAAGGAGAACCGCTACCTGGCCAACCTGCACGAGGTCCGGCGCGCTGGCGGCGGCCGCCGCCAGCTCACGCAGGGCGCGCAGATCGACAGCGCCCCCGTCTGGAGCCCGGACGGCCGCCAGATCGCCTTCCTCTCCAGCCGCGAAGAGAAGACGAACGTCTGGCTGCTGCCCACGGGCGGCGGCGAGGCGCGCCAGCTCACGCACCTGGAGGGGCCGATCAGCGGCCTCGCCTTCAGCCCCGACGGCCGGCGCCTGCTCTTCCTGCACCGGCACCTGAAGAAGGAGGACCCGAAGCAGCGCGCCCGGCAGGCGACCTTCAAGCACATCACGCGGCTCTCGCACAAGCTCGACGGCTTCGGCTATTTCCCGGCCGACCACCAGCAGCTCTACGTCGTTGGCCTCGCGGGCGGCAAGCCGCGCCAGCTCACGCGGGGCGACTTCAGCGTGCGCGAGGCCTGCTGGAGCCCCGACGGCCGGCAGATCGCCTTCATCGCGAACCCGCACCCCGAGCGCCAGCACGAGGGCGGCCTCGAGCAGGTCTTCACGCTGCCCGCGCGCGGCGGCGCGCCGCGCCCGGCCACCACCCGCGGCGGCCACCTCGTCGCCCTCGCCTGGGCGCCCGAGGGGCGCTCGCTCCTCTTCACCGGCCACTTCGGCGGGCCGGGCGAGTGGATCAAGCACCCCTACCGGCTCTACGAGACGCCCCGCGCCGGCGGCGCGGCGCGCTGCCTCACGCCCTGGCTGGACGACTGGCCCTTCAACTTCATCATCACGGACACCGTGATGGGCGATGCGAGCGCCCTCTGGCCCTACCGGGAGGGCGAGACCTGGCGCATCGCCTTCGGCATCAGCGAGCGCGGGGCCTATCGGGTCTACTCGATTCCGCGCGCGGGCGCCCCGCGGCGCGCCCAGGCGCGGCTCGAGTTCGGCGGTGAGGTCAACGTCTACGGCATCAGCGTCGACGAAGCGGGCCGCGCGGCCCTGGCCACCGCGACGATGCTGGACGCCGGGGACATCTACGGCCTGCGCCTGGACGGCCGCCGGCAGGCGAAGCGGCTGACGCAGGTCAACCGCGCGCTCCTGGGCGGCCTGCTGCTCACGGCGCCCGAGGAGTTCAACGTGAAGAGCGGCGCGGTGAGGGTGCAGGGCTGGCTGCTGCGCCCGCCGGGCGCCCGGCGCGGCGCCAAGCACCCGGGCCTGCTCGAGATCCACGGCGGGCCGATGGGCCAGTACGGCTACACCTTCTTCCACGAGATGCACCTGCTCGCCGCGCAGGGCTACGTGGTCGCCTTCTCGAACCCGCGCGGGTCCTGCGGCTACGGAACGGACTGGGTGAAGTCGATCCACGGCCAGTGGGGACAGAAGGACTACGCCGACCTCATCGCCGTGACCAACTACCTGGCGCGCCAGCCGGACGTCGACGCCCGCCGCCTCGGCGTGCTCGGCGGCTCCTACGGCGGCTTCATGACCACCTGGATGCTCGGCCACAACCGCCGCTTCAAGGCAGGCGTGACGATGCGCCAGGCGGGCAACCGGCTGATCCAGTTCGGCGCGTCGGACTACAACGCCGGGGAGCGCCACAGCTTCGGCGGCGCCTGGCCCTGGCAGAAGCCGCTCGCCTACCTGAGACAGTCGCCGAACTTCCACGCCCACCGCATCCGGGCGCCGCTCTTGATCATCCACAACGAGAACGACCTGCGCTGTCCGATCGCGCAGGCCGACGAGCTGTTCACGATCCTGAAGGCCCTGGGCAAGACGACCGAGTACGTCCGCTTCGAGGGCGAGAGCCACGGCATGAGCCGCGGCGGCCGGCCGCAGAACCGCCGCGAACGCCTCGTGCGCATCACGGGCTGGTTCGCGCGCTACCTCTAGCTAGGGAGCTCTCACTCGGCTTCGATGGCCTCGACCCAGACCAGCTCGCAGGCGCCGTTGCCGGAGTCGGTGCGCGTCATCGAGCTGAGCCAGACACCGCGGTCGGGCCGCTCGGCCATCACGAGGAAGCCGCGCAGGGTGACCAGGTGCCCGACGCGCAGGCGGCCGAGCGCGGCGCGCACGGCGTCGTTGCCGGGGATGATGTGCATGTTGGCGCTGTTCGCCGCGATCTGATCGCGCGGGATGGGCAGATCGGCGGCCCGCCAGTAGTAGAAGCGGTTGCTCTGGTCGATGTCGATCGCGGCCAGCACGGCGCTGTCCGACATCGGGCCCCAACCGAGGGCGAGGTCGTAGGGCGCCAGCGCCGCCGCCTGGTCGAAACGATAGCGCTTCACGCCGAGCACGCGCGCCTGCAGGTCGAAGCGGGCCAGCGGCGTGATCTTGGCGCCGCCCTGGAAGTGCTGCCGGATGCCGTGCACGCCCGTCTGCGCCGGCAGCGCCGGCGCGAGCTGGCCCGGCGGGCGTTCGATCTCCCGGTGCGCCCACCAGTGGTAGCCCCAGGTGGCGACGAGCAGGACGAAGACGAGGCGCTTCCACATGGCGGCTGACCACTGCGCATTGCGCGCGCCCGGCGGCGCTGGGTGTGCCGAAGACCCCCCGCCCATCCGATCGGGGCGGCCGGGGTGCCCGCCCAACGCGGCTGCATGGCCCGTGCCGCCCGGCGGGGAATCCCTTGCTCGCCGCCCGGTGCTTGCGCAGAATACCGCCAGCCGCACCGGAAGGCCGCCATGGAGTGCTACAGGGAATTCCCGCGCAGCATCGGCCTGCTGACGACGCTCGCCTCCATCGTCTACGCGATGGCGGCGACGGCGCTGCTCCTGGACCTCGGCGTCTGGTTCACGCTCGGCTTCCTGCTGCTCTATCTCGCCGTCCACTACGTGCACTACCCGCGCAGCGCCTGCGTGAACTGCGCCTACTACGGACGCTACTGCATCTCGCTGAAGGGCAAGCTGGCGGCGCGACTCTACCGGCGCGGTCGCGAGGCGGACTTCTATCGCGGCATGAAGCGCGCGATGCGGGGCGTGCACCTCGTCTGGGCCTATCCCTTCCTCGTGCTCGTGCTCGCCCAGATTCGCGGCCGGCCGATCATCCTCAAGGATCTACTGCTCGCCGCCGTGCTCATCGTGTTGATGGTGATGCGCCA contains:
- a CDS encoding M48 family metallopeptidase, with amino-acid sequence MRETQSARSLHVAGREQPYLLIRRQGRRRLTLSVEPRRGLVVLAPPRLALAAIEAFLVAEAAWWTTRLAELAAWEAEHPPRRFADGERLPLLGEAWTLRVSEAPGRLRARVGGTGQSAGTPRGEAAREIALVLPAGLAPEVRHAAAAAALEAWYRPLARELIAARAAHWARALRVRPTAIGIRDTRSRWGSCSSSGRLSFSWRLVMAPPAVLDYLVVHELCHLKQPDHSERFWALVAGQLPDYERARRWLRRRGRELYL
- a CDS encoding S9 family peptidase; translation: MATRRKIRAEDLFRFQFPEAPAISPDGERIVYSLKRIDAKENRYLANLHEVRRAGGGRRQLTQGAQIDSAPVWSPDGRQIAFLSSREEKTNVWLLPTGGGEARQLTHLEGPISGLAFSPDGRRLLFLHRHLKKEDPKQRARQATFKHITRLSHKLDGFGYFPADHQQLYVVGLAGGKPRQLTRGDFSVREACWSPDGRQIAFIANPHPERQHEGGLEQVFTLPARGGAPRPATTRGGHLVALAWAPEGRSLLFTGHFGGPGEWIKHPYRLYETPRAGGAARCLTPWLDDWPFNFIITDTVMGDASALWPYREGETWRIAFGISERGAYRVYSIPRAGAPRRAQARLEFGGEVNVYGISVDEAGRAALATATMLDAGDIYGLRLDGRRQAKRLTQVNRALLGGLLLTAPEEFNVKSGAVRVQGWLLRPPGARRGAKHPGLLEIHGGPMGQYGYTFFHEMHLLAAQGYVVAFSNPRGSCGYGTDWVKSIHGQWGQKDYADLIAVTNYLARQPDVDARRLGVLGGSYGGFMTTWMLGHNRRFKAGVTMRQAGNRLIQFGASDYNAGERHSFGGAWPWQKPLAYLRQSPNFHAHRIRAPLLIIHNENDLRCPIAQADELFTILKALGKTTEYVRFEGESHGMSRGGRPQNRRERLVRITGWFARYL
- a CDS encoding GAF domain-containing protein, with protein sequence MDESAALLAEIERALAAAPTREAALAAVCRLVATRRPGYDWVGFYCVDPERPRELVLGPFVGEPTEHTRIPFGRGICGQVAERAETMVVEDVTAEANHLACSLAVRSEIVVPILVRGRFVAQLDIDSHQPARFGPADRALCEAICARLAPLFAGEAPQ
- a CDS encoding NAD-dependent protein deacylase — encoded protein: MAAPDLRRFSRLVFFTGAGLSAESGIATYRGEGGVWTRYRYEDYACQRAFRRAPERVWEFHDARRADVAAAAPNAAHRLIAAIQAARPGTAIVTQNIDGLHQAAGATDVIELHGSLWRLRCEACGARCECREVPLADKHCACGAWWRPDLVWFEDPLDGALFSQAAARLSACDCLVAIGTSALVHPAAELPMLAFRSAALTIEINPEETPLSRFYDHCLRGPASAMLAALWAEAGEVTREGGEAGA
- a CDS encoding peptidase S9, which gives rise to MPRPARLLPLALLLLLPPALAAAAPPAPANEWSVEAIVAQEAAREFAVSPDGRWAAWAQRALVDAGKAYRWQLWLAPLDVASAAGEARQLTRAESDARRPRWSPDGRRLAFLAARAQPAGDAKTAADPEPQIWLLPLAGGEAEALTDHAGGIADFAWIGPERLLYLAGEGKSLRETRLEEQGDETVVVGDEENVPPARLFTLTLGEAPRRLTANGEPILDFVASPDGRHAVARYSLSLHDDYDARTPPAVRLVDLASGAVREILPAALRAHDFTWDLESKGFYFLQPVSTDSLSLYVSQDELAYRGLGDRDWRSLDLDWQRGLDAPALAAWRGGALVSLADGLRNRLLLLERKGETWAIHELPRPARGVDKPLATSPDGKLLLLAEQRADRPDRYLVWRLGGDGKAARTPPALGERREFLRLNSALGALPAPQSEPFRWRGAAGDSVEGLLIYPIGYEAGRDGPRPLVVMPHGGPADADRDRFDEDWYGSAALLAARGAFVLKPNYHGSSGYGLAWLESIKGRYYELELPDIRSGIDSLVARGLADGSRLALVGWSNGAILSIAAAIESEGRYRALVAGAGDVNWTSDYGNCAFGAAFDDAYFGGAPWELPELYLAKSPLFRLDRLQVPTLVAIGEADVNVPTEQGQQLYRALQQTGAAPVRFLRFPGEDHFLASPPARRRYLAETLAWLDRWLFELTPATEPRYRPESPLARALALADVATSQGYYGELAGEALVPELLPWGELLVGRFEVTRAQWAAFKGRPRPAERREGNLPVAGVSADEARAYCSWLGTQLGADCRLPNGEEWERLTALAAEPENTLAWWAGQAPGRDDAAALAETVAQLAVNRDLLEPVGSFAPAGSSGLYDLGGNAAEWVREGGRAVARGLCAATAPDALGGEPAPPAAYIGLRVVVTRAEE